The DNA sequence caccctcccctccctcccaccccccatcaaccctcagtttgttctcagtttttaagagtctcttatgcttgaagaaatattgttaaaatgtgtatgctacccaaagcaatctacatatttaatgcaatccccatcaaaatactaataaaaatttttatagaactagaataaataattctaagatttctatggaaccacaaaagacctgaatatccaaagcaatcttgaaaaccaaaaacaaaactgaagttagcacaattccagatttcaagcagTAGTAATTTAAAAGGTATGGTatgggcataaaaacagacacatagataaatggaatagaatataaacacagaaataaacccacaagtatatggccaattaatcctgcacaaaggaggaaaaaacatacaatgggaaaaagacagtctcttcaacaaatggtgttgggaacactggacagctacatgcaaaagaatgaaactagaccactttctttcaccatagaaaaaaataaactcattaaagacctaaatgtgaaacaggaaaccataaaaaaccttgaagagagcacaagcaataatttctctgacattggccataccaacatttttctagatagattCCCTaaggtaagagaaacaaaagcaaaaataactactgggactatatcaaaataaaaagcttctgcgcagtgaaagaaacaatcaacaaaactaaaagacaacctaatgaatgtgagaagatatctgcaaatgacatatccaataaaaggttagtatccaaaatatataaagaacctatacaactcagcaccccaaaacaaataatccaatttttaaaaaaaggggtagaagacacgaacagacgattctccaaagaagacaaccagatggccaacagacacatgaaaagatgcttaacatcactcatcatcagggaaatgcaaatcaaaaccacaatgaggtgtcacctcataccagtcataacggctaaaatcaaaaacaaaagaaataagttttggcaaggacatggagaaaaaggaaccattgtgcactattggtgggaatgcaaactggcgcagccactgtgcaaaacagtatggagtttccacagaaagataaaaattgaactaccctacaatccagcaatcacactactgggtatttacccccaaatatacaaaaacactaattcaaagggatacatgcaccctatatttactgaagcattatttacaatagtcaaattatggaagcagcccaagtgtccatcaacaaatgaatcgATAAACATGTggtctgctgtgtgtgtgtgtacatgtgtgtatgtatgtgtatatatatatacccgtgtgtatgtgtatgtgtgtacacacacatacacacacacacacacacacacacgcacacacacaatggaatattactgagccataaaaaagaatgaaatcttcccatcaaagacaaataccatataatctcactgtggaatttaagaaacaaatgagcaaagcaaaaagagagagagaaaccaagaaacagactcttaactgtagagaacaaactgatggtggccagagggcaggtgggtaaggagatgggtaaaacaggtgatggagattaaatAGTACACTTAgcatgatgaaataaaattttatacacacacacacacacacacacacacacacacacacacacgtctatataaagaaaaaagaaaaaagaaaactaaatcaggacacctgggtggctcagttggttgagcatccgacttcagctcaggtcatgatgtcatggtttgtggattcaagccccatgttgggctctgtgctgacagctcagagcctggagccagcttccgattctgtgtctccctctctctctgtcccaccctgttccctctccctctctctctctctcaaaaataaacattaaaaatttttaaataaataaatggtagacTGAACTTGTTTTACAATCTGCCTTTAAACCTTGGCTGGGCCACTTAGCAGCAGCGAACCTGgggaaattatttaatctctcagaGTCTGACCTTTCTCATTTATAAACTGAGATAAAGCTTAACTTACAGCATTTTGAGAATAATTAAAACCTACGAGAAACCGAATAGGAGACTGTTTTAGGTGCCTAAtatcatttaacaatatttatctaTCTCTAAGTTGTAGCTGTGAATTTTACTCCCATCTTGTAAGCATTTTCCTTTCAGAAATTCTACTTGGAAGTTCTATCTTTCTGTTGGCTATGAGCAATTAACAATAAGGCTCTGGGGGATGGCAAAGCCAAAAAGTGGAAGAACTCTGTGTTCTTAATTTATCATGTATAGAAGAGCTGCCTGGCTACTAGGAAAACTCACTTCAGactcttataaaaaataaaatcctgtaaTGTCTGAGTCATAATACACTTTTGGTGTCGATCTGTAAAAGCAAATTAGCCTACACTATTTAATATACTCTTGAAAAATACTACCAAATATTGCATCTCTGGCCTCCTTCTCTCCTCAGCTTCAGGAACCTGACAACAAGGATGATACCTCACAGATGAGACACTGAGTTTCCTTGCAAGGGAAACTCACTAGACAAGAGAAATAACTTACAGATAATAACAGTTGAGGTGAGGGAGGTTGACTCAAGGTCCAGTCAGATCACATTACAGTAAAAcccattacttaaaaaaaaattgtttctaaagtttatttttatttattttgagagatagagagcaagtgggggagaggaagagagggagagggaaacagaacccccagcagggtccacactgctggcacagagcccaatgcggggcttgaacccacgaccagtgagataatgacctgaaccaaaaccaagagctgcttgcttaattgactgagccaccacccaggcacccccagtaaaGCCCATTACTTGACAAAACCTACCCATACTCATATAGCTCTAAATTTTTGTCTCAATCCAAATATATGCTGATGGACATGGGTCGTGAAACAAtgaattttttgtaatttaagcATTTTCCAATTGAGAGACTCTACTGaaataatggatgaaaaaacTTATTCCAAGGCACCCTATGGTGAAATTTCAGAATAtcagggaaaatgagaaaaatataaaaccttcCATGGAGAAACAAGTCACATACCAAAAAATCAGGAATCAGAATGACAATTTCTTACTAGAAAGTATAACGCAAGGAAGgattacctttaaaaatatgaggaaagatcaggggtgcctgggtggttcagtcggttaagcgtccgacttgggctcaggtcatgatctcacactctgtgagttcaagccccgcatcgggctctgtgctgacagctcagagcctgaagcctgcttcagattctgtctccctctctctctgcccctcccctgttcatgctctgtctctctctgtctcaaaaataaatacattaaaaaaatatatgaggaaaaattatttccaatgtAGAATTTTATATCCAAACTATCAGTTAAGAGGATTgataaaataaggacatttttagAGGTGAAGTTCTCAAAAGTTTAATTCCCATGTACCTTCTCCTAAAATTaggagtaaaaaaaagaaaaaagatcttgGAAACAGGAGGTGCAACACAAGGCAAATGATACTCCCCAGATTATCATTGAAAGGAGATCCCAGAAGTACAATCAGGTCATTTTAGCAAACAATTAGCCCACAATGGAGCAGGAGAACAAAGAACTCCCAAAATAAACTCTATTAGATGAAACTGATAAGCTGATTAAGAGGTTTCAtcacattgagaaaaaaaaatacttctggcAAAGAATTTGGTGATTGGTGATAAGCATAAGGAAAACAAGACAAacgaaagagaaagaaaaataaaatagtcaccCTCCTACTGATGACAGTTACAGGTTTAAGTCACATAACAGTAGCTTAAACTAGAAGATGATTTATCTTATAAAGGAAGTCCCAACAGAGACAGGTGGTCCAGGGCTCCTAGCATGGTGTTCCATGGTGTCAGAACCTAGGCTTCTTCCCTCTTGTTCCCTCTCCAGCAGTGGCTTCTACCTCACAGCTTATCCCCCTACATCCACATTCCAGCATGCCGAAATATGAGACAAAGTTGGGAACCACCCTTCCTACGCTGCTTTAAGATCTCTTACAACAGGTCATAAATCTGCTAACACATCACACTAGCCAGGACTTAGTCACATGACTGCACCAAGCTGTGTGGGTTCCactgctaattttttaaaaagagggtggATGATAAATGGCTAACAGTCTCTGCTACCTCCCTCCAGCACTTTCTGTTCTCCATGTTATATTGTTCTTCCTCACAGTATTTATTAACCTCTGATATATTGTCTCTTCATTTGTTTGCTTCCCGTAACCTTTCAGGTCTAAAAGGTTGAGCTCTGGACACCAGTTTCTGGAAATGTTccttaaacataaaagaaatgtaataaatatgtgttgaatgagtgaatgaactgtTAATTCCAGGGGGCATTAAGTCTAAGAAAATCAATTTAAACATTACAGATCCAGTCTGGGTACAGATGATGGGGTTTTTTGGTCTACATTAGTTAGAAATGGATGTCCATCATCCAGAAAAACAGACTCATCCCCCctagaattataatttttaaaagtctactttCCTCTACCTCTGAACAGATCATTGAAAAGTCACTTCACAAGGCACCATTAATTCCCTAGACCTAATAAGCAATGACAGTGTTTGCAATAATGTAATTAACAAGAATTTTAACATTAAACATAATGTAAATTAATGCAACAATTAACTGTTTTTAATGTAAGCATCATTAGATGCTGGGAAGAGTATTATTTAGACGGAGTGGTACATAAGAGACCTAAATCCTCTTCTTGCATAAAAGTAAGTCAACAGATACTTTCTGTAActgaaaaactcaagaaacagcaGAATAtgcctattatttaaaaatatagaaacgGGCATTAGAAAAAACAACTtgaaatgctggtgttattttggtaaccaaaaccagagaaagggTCTACTGACTAAACTAGATCAGAGGTCAGCTGTTTTAGTTTTAAGGCTTACAGAATTATCTAGTTTTGAACAGTTTACTTTTTCACGTCTGCTTCGGTGCCCTCATTCTTCTGAGCTCCTGGGAAATGCAATTTCAAATCATTAAGAGCCTTACAAGGTCATGCTGCGGTGGCAATTAGAGAACCACCATGCATTTAATGAGGAGAAGTGAAGCCTCCCTGCTCTTGACGTTTAAGTCACCCCGACTAAAAATGAACAAGGACAAAAACCTCCACGATTTTCAACGCACAGCATTATAATATGCACGCATCATACTTCCTTCTCAAAGGACACTCACATTCTGCGCACGAACTTTAAGAACTGTGCGCAACCGCGCGTGGAGACTAGCTGATGGGCTCAGAAAGGTGGCACAGGAACGCTCTCCGCGTTCAGCTAATCCTAATGCCCCTCTGACATTTGGGTGAGAACATCCGAGGAAACAAACGTTGGGCCGGAGGGGGCAGGGGCCCGAACGTGACGCCCACGGACGACGCCAGCCAACCGGGCGGTGCCGCCGCGCCTCCCGGCACCAGAGGCGGAGCTGCAGCCGCGGAGTCCCGCCCCAGCCTGCGTCCGCCAGTAGCTCGGTCGCTGCTCTTTTCCAGGCGGGTTAGCCCTACCAGGAGGAACCGAAGACAGAATACTGGCTGGCTGGCCCTCCCAGCGCTCGCAGCCGCGCCATGCTCGTCCTCCGAAGCGGCCTGACTAGAGCTCTGGCTGCGCGAACGCTCGCGCCTCAGGTACCGGCCGCGGAGACGTGCTCAAGCCgtgccttgggggaggggagggacgtCAGCAAGGAGCTCGAGGTCCCGCGCAAGCGCTCCCGTGACCAGACTTGCGAGTGCTGCGCATGCGCCCAGCTGGTTCTCTATGCAGATTGAAAGCGTGGTGCTGCCGCGGAAGTTCTGTTACCAGTTCCAGACCCCGGAGGCGGGGTATCCCAGGACGCGCGAGAGGAAGGGGGCGCGGCTCTGGGAAGGTCCGCTGGCCAGTGTGGTCTACAGGCCAACTCGTGAGCAGCCGCGAACAGGGTTTTTCTGGCCTAAGTGCTGAGGACACTCCTGAAGCTCTGGCTGCTGCATTTTTGCTGCCCAGCCCCCTGCGTTCCCCACGTTGGCGCCCGTGCCTGGTGCTTGCTGATCGAGCCTTTCCTATTTATTTGTCGTTTGACAAGCCACCGCCCCCTCCAGACAGAAGGTAGAGGAGAAATAGGTCAACCTGTGGCTGGTGTTAGAATTGGCCTCTTCGAAATGTACACAACTTAACGAGCGTTTTGCGGAGAACTTGAAAAGGAGGCCCAGGGTGCGGGTGGTGGAGCATCCAGCCCAGCCTCCCACTGTGTCGTGTGGGTGGTGTCCAAGGCAGGCAGGGCGAGGAACCTCAGAACAAACGTCGTAACATTGGATGAGAAACATGCACAATAGATTTTGGTGATTCAGCCTTAACTGTCGGGAACTGGCCTATTCTGTCAAtctgcagatttttttccttttgatatttaaGTTTGTACTCCTTTCTCAAAGGAGTAGGATGGGATGGGGATTAACCTACTCTAGAGACTGACTTCCTGGTGAAGGCTGAAGAGGAACCAATAATGGCCCATCCACCTAAGATTAGCAATAGTCTTTAACCTGATTCTCACTCTTCTGGGGCAGGGCCAACAGTTAGTTATTCCTTACAACTTTATTCtggactgtgattttttttttagatgtcgACCAATTGTTCTAAGTGATTTGGAAATCAGTGTTGCTGAAAATGAGCCCTTATTTGGAGACAAGGGAGCCTAGAGCACTCATGTTTCCTTCCTTAGCATAGTGGCCTTGTGTTCTGGTTATACTGTTCTAGTGTCAACAAAAATCACCTCACCCCTTCGCATACACACCCCTCTCATTGCTTCATTGCTGTTAACTTCTCCCTGAGCTTTCCTATTGTACTCTTTtggaaaagacaataaaaatatgtgCCTGTGATCACTTATTTTGTTCTACGCATACAAATTCCCTGAAAAACAACTTAAAAGCAATTGTCACAAGTACTCCATTGAcccattttgatatatttatattttatttatatttttaagtgataaataTTAGGCAGTTTTCATTTGCATAGTATTTTGTTATTAGAGTGGTAAAATGGGACAAAAAGAATGTCAGCTAAACATAGGGGCAACTGCAATTGTTTTTGATGGCATCCCAGTCAGACAAGATTATAACTCATCATAGACATGAATGGGATGAGCTCAATTCAGCCTTATACACAATACAGCAGCAAAATACATAACACTATtgtgttttgtaaatatatatacatatatgtgctttgtatacatatatatatgctttgtacccatatttgtatacaaatatatttgtatacaattatacaaatatgtatacatatatacatatctgtattACCATAAATACAGGTGAAGTAAaacttatatatacacatatatatgtgtgtgtacatatacatttacatatatgtgtgtgtgtgtgtatatatatatgtgtgtgtatatatatatatatgtgtgtgtgtgtatatatatatatatacacacacacacacacacacacatgtcagAGCAAGAAGCCTACTGCTTTTGATTGTTGTACCAGCTGGTCAGCATAAGCCCAAAATTCAGCCACAGCTTTGTACGTATCAAAACTGTTGTGATAGATTATTCTGGTATAATCAGCTTCAGGAAATATGCACATGCTAACCAAACTTAGGTAAGATGGATTTGTAAACTGGAATTCTGTATGAGTGTATCTGTGTTAATATgcataaatttgtgtgtgtgtgtgtgtgtgtgtgtatacatacacatacctaTACACAGGGATAATTTCTGGCAAAGCATTTCCCACTGAAAGTTTGGTTCACTCAGAGAACCAAATCAGAAATTTACATAGTATATGAATATTACAAAAGGAATCAATGGCTCTTAAAAAGTATTTCCAATAACATAGTATAACTGGGTGGGTTAAATAACCTTCTTCAGATTGCATCTGAAACTAAAAACATAAGGACGCACATAATTGTGACtcatcaatttttttcctttttctagcaTTTACACATTCTATCACTATATTACAATGTAATTGAATAGCTCATAGTTTCCTAATACAATTAAATTCCTGCCCTGTTTTTGGACCAGTGGTTTACTTCATTGGATTTAGGAAATACTTTGACCTGACCagaaatttccattgttttaagaacctaaaaaaaatgaattttctgctAGTAAATACATTCCCATTGTGCCAGTCAAAATAcctgtatattttataaaattgttttaaatgtgtaaCTCTAACACATACATATACTATTGACTAAAGATGGAGTATTTGCTAAATAAGGGATAATAAACTATTTGCAAAACTTACCAGGGTCCTAGTTGTAGTTTGGGGGTAAAGAAATTGCCCCAGGGGCTTCTTAGGAGAAACTTCTCATGAAAAAGTACCTAGAGGTAAAGGAAATAGTAGCTATATATTTGGAATACTTAATAGTAGTTTtcttgtatagaaaccaatttgacaataaattatattttttcttaaaagttgttttctttacTGATAACTTCTCTAAACAAGTCTATGGAGAGAGGACAACAGGAGTGTAGATTGTGTCTACTGAGTGTCCCTTGTTTCCAGACTTAGGTTTGGTTGTAATACAATATTATAAACCCTACCTTCCCAATTTATTTAagtttgccttatttttcttcaggTTTGCTCATCTCTTGCTACAGGCCCCAGACAATACGATGGAACGTTCTATGAATTTCGTACCTATTATCTTAAGCCCTCAAAGATGAATCAGTTCctggaaaatactaaaaaaaacatTCATCTTCGGACAGCTCACTCTGAACTGGTTGGATACTGGAGTGTAGAATTTGGAGGAACAATGAATAAAGTGTTTCATATTTGGAAGTATGGTATGAGTCATCAGCTTAAGTATTCAGTACAGATTTTCATTCTGTTAGATGTTACATGAGACTTAGTTCTTGGATCTGTAGTACCGTAAATACATACAGGTGAAGTAAAACTTATAAATAGCAgtaccaaaaaataaattcagtgattTCACCTCCCACTGGTATACCTCCAATAGCCCACTGCTAGAACCTTTTAATAGCATATGGGAATGTGATATTGAGAAAATGGCATCTCAGATTTCAAGTCATTAAATTATGAACCAGACTTTAATTCTTGGGAAAAGTTAAGAATAGCTTATTGTAAAGATGGTTTATGAAAAATTTACAGCAATGACTGCAAGAACCCAAGCAGTTGAGATCATAAAAGGAAAGTAggattgcttttattattattattgaagctATAGCTGGGTAGTGTTTTAACAGAAATCATTCAAATGTCTAGGGGCTTTAGGGAAATAGAAGTTAATAGGAAACTTTGAAGCCCTCACTCATCTGTAAGATATAATAAATCGCTATGTTTCAgtcccttttgttttatttctgcacCCCAGAGTTTCAAGAAATTTACTGTCCTTATACTCCTCTATGGAggtaaaggaaaaggaattaGAGAGAGTTCTTCCCATACTGAAGCTGATCTACCCCTGGTCTAATAGAGGAAGGAGTATGGTTACTGGAAACCCCGGAATGTTTGTTACTCCTTTGCCTAATCTTTCTGAACTCCACTAGTACATCATGATATCCAAAAACTTTTAGTAATTTCATTTAGTATTTTGGTTATTAGTGTCCAAAGTTAATGGTCATAAAATACTTTCATATGAAAAGTGTTCTTCCTAAATATGGCCATAGTTTAGGGGTTTTCCCAATTGTAAAACAAACCCCATTAAAAATTTATGCTTTAATGTACCACCAGTTGAATTgtgtcccattaaaaaaaaaagcaacaacaactaGTAAAGTCCTGATAATACTTACTTAAGCTCTAAGATAGATGTTATTCCTTATCCACAGCATAAACCATAGAAAATTACTTTTACCATTAGTCTTATGAGGCTTTGTTAGGTAAATATAGTACTAGGCCCATATAATGGCACTGAGTAAAAAGGATGGATGACAGAAAATCAGCACTATTTCTTTGGAAGCTGTTGATTCAAAGCAGCAGCTATCAAAGTACatcttaatttcatttatgttAAATTTAATTCAAGGTGTATCTTGACCTAATAcccattaccaccaccaccaccatcacagaAATATGCTCTTTTTCGAATCTACCACTATAATTTAAATGCTTCATTAAATTAATAAGAACAGTTAATGTATATTGAGTTCTGACTCGGTGCCAAACGCTGTTGTAAGGTCCTTTCACgtactaattcatttaatcttacCCCTAGAGGGAGATCCAaatcattatccctattttacagagtAAAACACAGGCACAGAAAGATTTAATAACCTAAGTCACACAAATACCTACTAAGCAGTAAGAGGCTAAGCCCAATGCATGATATTATCATTAGTTGTTTACATTTCTACTCCCAGACCATAAGCACCTTGGGGACAAATGCCACATCTATATGCATCTCAAGTGATAATACAGTATCCTTATGTAGCTTTAATGAACACTTGGTGAACTGAATGAAACCCAGAAACAGCACAGGTGATTTAAAtcagtaatttttgtttttctttctccttttttttcccctgtagatAATTTCGCTCATCGAACTGAAGTTCGGAAAGCATTGGCCAAAGATAAGGAATGGCAAGAAGAATACCTCATTCCAAATTTGGCTCTTATTGATAAACAAGAGAGTGAGATTACGTATCTGGTGCCATGGTGCAAATTAGAAAAACCTCCAAAAGAAGGTAAGTCCTCCCCTTTTTGTCACTTTGAATTCTGATGGAgaaaatattagattttaaactataaaaactCAAGTTCtactggaaaagaaatgaagttaatACTTTGTTTAATATAGGAATATATGTGATTgttcagataaaaataaattggtgCTCTTAgcttatccttttaaaaataagcattaaaataatgaagtatTTTTCCATATTGGTATTTTATTGATTCTTAAAGCTTAGCTGTATTATAGAAAAAGTTGACATGGTCACTAAAGGTTGAGAAGTTGGGCCTAGGGAGCAGGGAACACATCTGTGGGTAGGTAAGGGATAGTATGTGATACtttgtcataattttaaaataatgtaactttttaaatataaaagtatttttcaatagATTACAACTAATCtaaatacatgtttgtttataaaatggaCTAGGGGAATGAATTAACTGAAATTGCCAAGCTGCATTACTGTAGTCTAACTTttatgtcttcctctttcttatttctcagtTTGAAAATAATTCCTAAAGATTTGTCTTCTTGCTGAT is a window from the Felis catus isolate Fca126 chromosome D4, F.catus_Fca126_mat1.0, whole genome shotgun sequence genome containing:
- the NIPSNAP3A gene encoding protein NipSnap homolog 3A isoform X1; the protein is MLVLRSGLTRALAARTLAPQVCSSLATGPRQYDGTFYEFRTYYLKPSKMNQFLENTKKNIHLRTAHSELVGYWSVEFGGTMNKVFHIWKYDNFAHRTEVRKALAKDKEWQEEYLIPNLALIDKQESEITYLVPWCKLEKPPKEGVYELATFQMKPGGPALWGDPFKRAVHTHVNRGYTKLVGVFHAEYGVLNRVHVLWWNESADSRAAGRHQSHEDPRVVAAVRESVNFLESQQNMLLIPTSFSPLK
- the NIPSNAP3A gene encoding protein NipSnap homolog 3A isoform X2; the encoded protein is MLVLRSGLTRALAARTLAPQVCSSLATGPRQYDGTFYEFRTYYLKPSKMNQFLENTKKNIHLRTAHSELVGYWSVEFGGTMNKVFHIWKYDNFAHRTEVRKALAKDKEWQEEYLIPNLALIDKQESEITYLVPWCKLEKPPKEGVYELATFQMKPGGPALWGDPFKRAVHTHVNRGYTKLVGVFHAEYGVLNRVHVLWWNESADSRAAGRHQSHEDPRVVAAGSQRPSMKPESPEQRIPSDSDFLW